One genomic segment of Actinomycetota bacterium includes these proteins:
- a CDS encoding MerR family transcriptional regulator, which produces MDGFTSHQASRLTGTTARQLRYWDQIGLVKPSIQGTGGRPGVPRLYSFRDLVALKVVRSLLDGGMSLQRIRRAWDYLNRKAGLDQHLSEVKLVTDGVSIFKVVRKRGELLDALKEGQMAFFVAIDEIARSVGDGVAQFRDDRDRFIRALEEARREARSG; this is translated from the coding sequence ATGGACGGCTTCACGTCGCATCAGGCTTCCAGGCTCACCGGCACCACGGCCCGCCAGTTGCGGTACTGGGATCAGATCGGCCTGGTCAAGCCGTCCATCCAGGGCACGGGGGGACGACCGGGCGTTCCGCGCCTGTACTCCTTCCGGGACCTGGTGGCCCTGAAGGTGGTGCGATCGCTCCTCGACGGCGGCATGTCGCTCCAGCGGATCCGGCGGGCCTGGGACTACCTGAACCGGAAGGCCGGCCTGGATCAGCACCTGTCCGAGGTCAAGCTCGTCACCGACGGCGTGAGCATCTTCAAGGTGGTCCGCAAGCGCGGTGAGCTCCTCGACGCGCTGAAGGAAGGGCAGATGGCCTTCTTCGTGGCCATCGACGAGATCGCCCGGAGCGTGGGGGACGGCGTGGCCCAGTTCCGGGACGACCGAGACCGGTTCATCCGGGCCCTGGAGGAAGCAAGGCGCGAGGCCCGCAGCGGCTGA
- a CDS encoding DUF3488 and transglutaminase-like domain-containing protein has protein sequence MAREQEETPRGHRLVALGAVALLSLATSVAFGRVFAGHVPTLKLAAAALGSTALAALMERRSSLLSALVSAAGLFVAVGWLVFPHSLYFGVPAARTVSAIGRAIGHISQQAATQVAPTPPVRPLLLAALTAAWTAAFSTHALAIRSGSPLLAAIPSVALFTFAGIVVGDGPRPAYAAFFLVALFAMLFSDGLRRVRQWGPLRPWGVFGKRRLTSPTATRGARRVTVAAIGVAILLPGLLPGYRSGSILDVGKGGGGGIQVDPLVSINASLKNNNPVPLFLVRSQTPPLTYWRWLSEDQFDGVKWNTPDLNVEHGVTVGSGVRLPTSPFNDLAIGKDGFPLAATTEVTQDVEILNPPGQWLPAAYRPEAISLADGQKLRYDPTIEAAVPDTSAGIQAGFTYRVTSRVVDPSFSQLDKVTYDLSDPALRRFTQLPDRTLREMQPLADQIAAGQPTPYRQVLAIQNYFTRSGLFTYDTHVPGRNDTDFLVRFIATTRRGFCQQFATAMAVLVRALGYPARIAVGYTPGTFDPSVNAYRVTSANAHAWVEVLFPGYGWLPFEPTPGPGNPLEPGYFNPPVKATDGSAGCDDRTTQQHDCTRAGGTTTNGQPSNQQDANRPVGGAPPGNIPLLTTVPGHHRHRSHPTSLKLLALLALAALVGAVLVLLPIAKLVGRRVRLRRAHSPREVVLAVYDVFSSRAADLGLGRDPGETLWEYDLRIRRDVRFSDGHLDRLTGMAGRAAYAGGAVTENQAREAGQDARAAIRDMRREAPAYRRIAGWWRPSL, from the coding sequence ATGGCACGCGAACAGGAAGAAACTCCCCGCGGGCACCGTCTAGTCGCGCTCGGCGCGGTCGCACTGCTGTCGCTCGCGACGAGCGTCGCGTTCGGCCGGGTGTTCGCCGGGCACGTCCCGACGCTGAAGCTGGCGGCGGCGGCGCTGGGCTCGACGGCGCTGGCCGCGCTCATGGAGCGCCGCAGCTCCCTGCTGTCGGCCCTGGTGAGCGCGGCCGGCCTGTTCGTCGCGGTGGGGTGGCTGGTATTCCCCCACAGCCTGTACTTCGGGGTCCCGGCGGCAAGGACCGTGTCGGCCATCGGGCGGGCCATCGGCCACATCAGCCAGCAGGCCGCCACACAGGTCGCGCCCACTCCCCCGGTGCGGCCCCTGTTGCTGGCGGCGCTGACCGCGGCGTGGACGGCGGCGTTCTCCACCCACGCGCTGGCCATCCGGTCGGGGAGCCCGCTCCTCGCCGCCATCCCGTCGGTGGCCCTGTTCACCTTCGCCGGCATCGTGGTCGGCGACGGGCCCAGGCCGGCCTACGCCGCGTTCTTCCTGGTGGCGCTGTTCGCGATGCTGTTCTCGGACGGCCTCCGCCGGGTTCGCCAGTGGGGGCCGCTGCGGCCGTGGGGGGTCTTCGGGAAGCGACGACTGACGTCGCCCACCGCGACCCGCGGAGCCCGGCGGGTCACGGTGGCGGCCATCGGCGTGGCCATCCTGCTGCCGGGGCTCCTTCCCGGGTACCGCTCCGGCTCCATCCTGGACGTGGGGAAGGGCGGGGGCGGCGGCATCCAGGTCGACCCGCTGGTGTCGATCAACGCGAGCCTGAAAAACAACAATCCCGTTCCCCTGTTCCTGGTGCGCTCGCAGACCCCGCCCCTGACCTACTGGCGGTGGCTCTCGGAGGACCAGTTCGATGGGGTGAAGTGGAACACCCCGGATCTCAATGTGGAGCACGGCGTGACCGTAGGCTCCGGCGTCCGGCTCCCGACCTCGCCGTTCAACGACCTCGCCATCGGAAAGGACGGCTTCCCCCTAGCCGCCACGACCGAGGTCACGCAGGACGTGGAGATCCTCAATCCGCCGGGGCAATGGCTTCCGGCAGCCTACCGGCCAGAAGCGATCTCGCTCGCGGACGGCCAGAAGCTCCGCTACGACCCCACGATCGAGGCGGCCGTCCCCGACACCAGCGCTGGGATCCAGGCGGGGTTCACGTACCGGGTCACTTCGCGGGTGGTCGACCCGTCCTTCAGCCAGCTCGACAAGGTCACCTACGACCTCTCCGACCCGGCGCTCCGGCGGTTCACACAGCTCCCCGACCGGACCCTCCGGGAGATGCAGCCATTGGCGGACCAGATCGCCGCGGGCCAACCCACGCCGTACCGCCAGGTTCTGGCCATCCAGAACTACTTCACGCGGTCCGGCCTGTTCACCTACGACACGCACGTGCCCGGTCGCAACGACACCGACTTCCTGGTCCGGTTCATCGCGACGACCCGCAGAGGCTTCTGCCAGCAGTTCGCCACGGCGATGGCGGTGCTGGTCCGGGCTCTCGGGTACCCAGCGCGGATCGCCGTGGGATACACCCCTGGGACGTTCGACCCGTCGGTCAACGCCTACCGGGTGACCAGCGCGAACGCGCACGCGTGGGTGGAGGTGCTGTTCCCCGGCTACGGGTGGCTGCCGTTCGAGCCCACGCCGGGCCCGGGCAACCCGCTCGAGCCGGGCTACTTCAACCCCCCGGTGAAGGCCACAGACGGTAGCGCGGGGTGCGACGACCGGACCACCCAGCAGCACGACTGCACGCGGGCCGGCGGGACCACCACGAACGGCCAGCCCTCGAACCAGCAGGACGCCAACCGGCCCGTGGGCGGGGCGCCGCCGGGGAACATTCCGCTCCTGACGACGGTCCCCGGGCATCATCGACACCGGTCCCACCCCACATCGTTGAAGCTGCTGGCGCTGCTGGCCCTCGCGGCCCTGGTCGGTGCGGTGCTCGTGCTCCTGCCGATCGCCAAGCTGGTGGGGCGGCGGGTCCGGCTTCGGCGAGCCCACTCGCCCCGAGAGGTGGTCCTGGCGGTGTACGACGTGTTCTCGAGCCGGGCTGCCGACCTCGGGCTGGGCCGGGATCCCGGAGAGACGCTGTGGGAGTACGACCTCAGGATCCGCCGAGACGTCCGGTTCTCCGACGGCCACCTGGACCGGCTGACCGGGATGGCGGGGCGAGCGGCCTACGCGGGGGGCGCTGTCACCGAGAACCAGGCCCGCGAGGCGGGGCAGGACGCCCGGGCCGCCATTCGGGACATGCGCCGGGAGGCTCCCGCCTACCGCCGGATCGCCGGGTGGTGGCGCCCCAGCCTGTAG
- a CDS encoding MoxR family ATPase, translating to MAEDLRREAGVVARAEKADWERFASGFRTIEENVERVIQGKNREVRLALVALIAEGHVLIEDVPGVGKTMLAKAIARSIDCSFRRIQFTPDLLPSDVTGVNVFNQERGDFEFKPGAIFANIVLADEINRASPKTQSAMLESMEERQVTVDTVTYQLGTPFMVIATQNPIEHEGTYPLPEAQLDRFMMRIALGYPAAEEEVGILASHGSGSLLETIGAVTDAPGVAELSEMAKEIHVAPALRRYIVALSEATRAHPDMYLGASPRASIMLLRASRALAASEGRDYVIPDDVKALAIPVLAHRLIVTADAAMSGRGAENVLAELLAEVPIPVRGEAS from the coding sequence ATGGCCGAGGATCTGAGGCGGGAGGCGGGAGTGGTGGCGCGGGCGGAGAAGGCGGACTGGGAACGGTTCGCGTCCGGGTTCCGCACCATCGAGGAGAACGTCGAGCGCGTCATCCAGGGCAAGAACCGCGAGGTCCGCCTGGCCCTGGTGGCCCTCATCGCCGAGGGCCACGTCCTGATCGAGGACGTCCCCGGAGTCGGCAAGACCATGCTGGCCAAGGCCATCGCCCGGTCCATCGACTGCTCGTTCCGCCGCATCCAGTTCACCCCGGACCTCCTGCCATCCGACGTCACCGGCGTCAACGTGTTCAACCAGGAGCGGGGGGACTTCGAGTTCAAGCCCGGCGCGATCTTCGCCAACATCGTGCTGGCCGACGAGATCAACCGGGCGAGCCCCAAGACCCAGTCGGCGATGCTGGAGAGCATGGAGGAACGGCAGGTCACCGTGGACACCGTGACCTATCAGCTGGGGACGCCGTTCATGGTCATCGCCACGCAGAACCCCATCGAGCACGAGGGCACCTATCCCCTGCCGGAGGCCCAACTGGACCGGTTCATGATGCGGATCGCGCTGGGGTACCCGGCGGCCGAGGAGGAGGTGGGGATCCTCGCCTCGCACGGCTCCGGCTCGCTGCTCGAGACCATCGGCGCGGTGACCGACGCGCCGGGGGTGGCGGAGCTGTCGGAGATGGCGAAGGAGATCCACGTGGCGCCGGCCCTCCGCCGCTACATCGTGGCGCTGTCTGAGGCCACGCGGGCCCACCCCGACATGTACCTGGGGGCCAGCCCCCGGGCCTCCATCATGCTGCTGCGGGCCTCCCGGGCCCTGGCGGCGTCGGAGGGGCGCGACTACGTCATCCCCGACGACGTGAAGGCCCTGGCCATCCCGGTGCTGGCCCACCGGCTGATCGTGACCGCCGACGCCGCCATGAGCGGCCGTGGCGCCGAGAACGTCCTGGCGGAGCTGCTGGCGGAGGTGCCCATCCCGGTTCGAGGCGAGGCGTCGTGA
- a CDS encoding DUF3040 domain-containing protein: MPLSPDEQRILEDIERRLSEEDPRLADAVSRTSLYSHLARRIRWAVVAFAAGFIMLWLFLVPHIGLALALGGFVVMLLSGLLVYHYLKRMGRDQIQSWKRGGRFSVTAMLARLAERFRGPQSKSS; the protein is encoded by the coding sequence ATGCCGCTTTCTCCCGACGAGCAACGGATCCTCGAAGACATCGAACGTCGCCTCTCGGAGGAGGATCCGAGGCTGGCCGACGCGGTCTCCCGCACCTCGCTGTACTCGCACCTGGCCCGCCGGATCCGGTGGGCGGTCGTGGCGTTCGCCGCCGGGTTCATCATGCTGTGGCTGTTCCTGGTCCCCCACATCGGCCTGGCCCTGGCCCTGGGCGGGTTCGTGGTCATGCTGCTGTCCGGCCTCCTCGTGTACCACTACCTGAAGCGGATGGGGCGCGACCAGATCCAGTCCTGGAAGCGGGGCGGCCGGTTCTCGGTGACGGCGATGCTGGCCCGTCTGGCCGAGCGATTCCGGGGTCCCCAGAGCAAGTCCTCGTAG
- a CDS encoding DUF58 domain-containing protein codes for MPSARGIVVFGAGVGLWIAARLLGSPDLHIVAVGVAVLPLLAVVFVRWNRHRLLVTRRLSATKVMPGQRVTVELEVENDSPVSTSFVLLEDHVPASLGRPARLVLTGLPGRNSQRVGYSMVCRTRGRYSIGPLRLDVSDPFALTRVRLEYPEKDELVVFPEVEDLPGLPGSRFGSGSGDSASRHLFRTGQEFYTMREYEVGDDLRRIHWPSVARRGKLMIRQDEAARRSLATVFLDTRVSSFGQSYTAPFERAVSAAATLGIHLARGGFSIRLATGNARARAVTEEGLLEALASVGHSPSGPLSALLLTLRTSAVADSTLAVVIPPPPPPEVASLTRVGAAFGPKVAVIVYPTEPATLPPDRRALLEGQATTGRLSLARAGWDVFVIGPQGRLIDVWHANRKKLPAGTV; via the coding sequence ATGCCCTCGGCCCGAGGCATCGTCGTCTTCGGGGCCGGGGTCGGGCTGTGGATCGCGGCCCGCCTCCTCGGCTCCCCCGACCTGCACATCGTGGCGGTCGGTGTGGCCGTCCTGCCCCTGCTGGCCGTGGTGTTCGTCCGCTGGAACCGCCACCGGCTCCTGGTGACGCGGCGCCTGTCGGCCACCAAGGTCATGCCGGGGCAGCGGGTCACGGTCGAGCTGGAGGTCGAGAACGACTCCCCGGTGTCGACCTCGTTCGTCCTGCTGGAGGACCACGTCCCGGCCTCGCTCGGGCGCCCCGCCCGGCTGGTGCTGACCGGGCTTCCCGGCCGGAACTCCCAGCGGGTGGGCTACTCGATGGTGTGCCGGACCCGGGGGCGATACTCGATCGGGCCGCTCCGCCTCGACGTGTCGGACCCGTTCGCGCTGACCCGGGTCCGCCTGGAGTACCCGGAGAAGGACGAGCTGGTGGTGTTCCCGGAGGTGGAGGACCTCCCGGGGCTTCCGGGGTCGCGGTTCGGATCGGGCAGCGGCGACTCCGCCAGCCGCCACCTGTTCCGGACCGGCCAGGAGTTCTACACGATGCGCGAGTACGAGGTCGGCGACGACCTCCGGCGCATCCACTGGCCCAGCGTGGCCCGCCGCGGGAAGCTGATGATCCGCCAGGACGAGGCGGCCCGCCGCTCCCTGGCCACGGTGTTCCTGGACACCCGGGTCTCGTCGTTCGGGCAATCCTACACGGCGCCGTTTGAGCGGGCCGTGTCCGCGGCCGCGACCCTCGGCATCCATCTGGCCCGCGGAGGATTCTCGATCCGCCTTGCCACCGGGAACGCCCGGGCCCGGGCGGTGACCGAGGAAGGACTGCTGGAAGCGCTGGCCTCCGTAGGGCACTCGCCGTCGGGTCCGCTCTCGGCCCTGCTGCTGACGCTTCGGACCAGCGCGGTGGCGGACTCCACGCTGGCGGTGGTCATCCCTCCCCCACCGCCGCCCGAGGTGGCGTCGCTGACCCGGGTGGGGGCCGCGTTCGGCCCCAAGGTCGCCGTCATCGTGTATCCCACCGAGCCCGCCACCCTGCCACCCGACCGCCGGGCCCTGCTGGAGGGGCAGGCCACCACGGGGCGGCTGTCGCTGGCCCGGGCGGGGTGGGACGTGTTCGTGATCGGCCCGCAAGGAAGGCTCATCGACGTATGGCACGCGAACAGGAAGAAACTCCCCGCGGGCACCGTCTAG